One Fibrobacter sp. UWB16 DNA window includes the following coding sequences:
- a CDS encoding SulP family inorganic anion transporter produces the protein MSDIHAKESVKQYLTGVVSTITPEIVRSIKRGYTRKDFTSDLMSGLIVGILALPLAIAFAIASGVGPEQGLYTAIIAGFIISLLGGSRFQIGGPTGAFIVIVYGIVSQYGYDGLASATLLAGIFLVIFGLAKFGAIIKFIPYPVTVGFTAGIAIIIALGQVPNFFGLTFAGADPADAVGKIKLYVSSFGSMNVYSVIVGVVALAVCILWPKITTKVPGSLIAIIVATVMVKVLGWDDPVNGHGVVTIGMKNHIPSGFPVPHLPNISLEMMQKVFQPALTIAMLGAIESLLSAVVADGMTSTKHRSNTELFGQGVANILSPIFGGIPATGAIARTATNIRNGAVSPISGLVHAVVLLLIMLVLGKYAEMIPMAALAAVLFQVAFNMCGYRSVIKMFKAPKSDVTVMLVAFFLTVIIDLTVAIEVGVLLAAVLFIKRMSDVAEVEAVSSALKDDDDEAARNTLGRQVPKGVLVYELAGSLFFGAVDKFKETMNRISEKPKILILRMRSVSSIDAAGINMIEDLLKRCKSEGTQLLLSGVHAQPVVALTRAGVLAQLGEENALGNIDAALNRARELLGLPIVDASQEEQKAPTVSWEKSLDKPWMPEESNAAVAEETPEVIAERMMDEPIKKIEERK, from the coding sequence ATGTCTGATATTCACGCCAAGGAATCCGTCAAGCAGTATTTGACAGGCGTCGTTTCGACAATCACCCCGGAAATCGTTCGTAGCATCAAGCGCGGCTACACTCGCAAGGATTTCACTAGCGACTTGATGTCGGGCTTGATTGTCGGCATTTTGGCTCTCCCCTTGGCGATTGCGTTTGCTATCGCTTCTGGCGTGGGTCCGGAACAGGGCCTTTACACCGCCATTATCGCGGGCTTCATCATCTCGCTGTTGGGCGGTTCCCGCTTCCAGATTGGCGGCCCCACGGGCGCATTCATCGTGATTGTCTACGGCATTGTAAGCCAGTATGGTTACGATGGCCTTGCCTCGGCGACACTTTTGGCCGGTATCTTCCTCGTCATTTTCGGTCTTGCAAAGTTCGGTGCGATTATCAAGTTCATCCCGTATCCGGTGACGGTCGGATTTACGGCGGGTATCGCTATTATTATTGCGCTTGGCCAGGTGCCGAACTTCTTCGGCCTTACTTTTGCTGGCGCTGACCCGGCTGACGCCGTGGGCAAAATCAAGCTTTACGTTTCTTCTTTCGGTTCCATGAACGTCTATTCCGTGATTGTGGGCGTTGTCGCTCTCGCGGTCTGCATCTTGTGGCCGAAGATTACCACGAAGGTTCCCGGCTCCCTCATTGCGATTATTGTGGCGACGGTGATGGTAAAGGTCCTCGGCTGGGATGATCCGGTGAACGGTCACGGCGTGGTGACGATTGGCATGAAGAACCACATTCCGAGCGGATTCCCGGTGCCGCACCTCCCGAATATCAGCCTCGAAATGATGCAAAAGGTGTTCCAGCCGGCACTTACGATTGCTATGCTCGGCGCTATTGAATCGCTCCTTTCTGCAGTGGTGGCTGACGGTATGACGAGTACCAAGCACCGCTCCAACACGGAACTTTTCGGTCAGGGTGTCGCTAACATCTTGAGTCCGATTTTTGGCGGTATCCCGGCAACGGGTGCTATTGCCCGTACGGCGACGAATATTCGTAACGGTGCCGTGAGCCCGATTTCTGGCCTAGTCCACGCAGTCGTTCTCTTGCTCATCATGCTCGTGCTTGGCAAGTATGCCGAAATGATCCCGATGGCAGCCCTTGCTGCAGTGCTTTTCCAGGTTGCTTTCAATATGTGCGGTTATCGCAGCGTAATCAAGATGTTCAAGGCTCCGAAGAGCGACGTGACGGTGATGCTTGTCGCCTTCTTCCTCACGGTGATTATCGACCTTACGGTCGCTATCGAAGTGGGCGTGCTCCTTGCTGCAGTGCTTTTCATCAAGCGCATGAGCGATGTGGCCGAAGTCGAAGCTGTTTCTTCTGCCTTGAAGGATGACGATGACGAAGCTGCCCGCAATACTCTCGGCCGCCAGGTACCGAAGGGTGTGCTTGTGTACGAACTTGCCGGTTCCCTCTTCTTTGGTGCGGTGGACAAGTTCAAGGAAACGATGAATCGCATCTCCGAAAAGCCGAAGATTTTGATTTTGCGCATGCGTAGCGTCTCTAGCATTGACGCTGCCGGTATCAACATGATTGAAGACTTGCTCAAGCGTTGCAAGAGCGAAGGTACGCAGCTCCTCTTGAGTGGTGTGCATGCCCAGCCGGTGGTGGCTTTGACCCGTGCCGGTGTGCTTGCCCAGCTTGGCGAAGAAAACGCTCTCGGTAACATTGATGCTGCCCTCAACCGCGCCCGTGAACTCCTTGGCCTCCCGATTGTGGATGCCTCCCAGGAAGAACAGAAGGCTCCGACCGTGTCTTGGGAAAAGAGCCTCGACAAGCCGTGGATGCCGGAAGAATCGAACGCCGCTGTGGCTGAAGAAACTCCGGAAGTCATTGCCGAACGCATGATGGACGAACCCATCAAGAAGATTGAAGAACGTAAGTAG
- a CDS encoding fibrobacter succinogenes major paralogous domain-containing protein, whose product MRKLFFLMSLAVIIVACGDDKGSSPNELPDEVADMDELEEYKCDDSVSGAVVYVKDKLKNYECDGDHWFESYNQSKSSSSKKKLSSSSIVSSPVEGTLTDTRDGQTYKTVRIGDQVWMAENLNYETDSSFCYNDSVKYCEKYGRLYRWAAAVGKSESECGYGYTCSLPSGNIQGVCPNGWHLPSNDDWNTLFAIVGDSSVAGTMLKSTSGWFNWYKIGNGKDPFGFSALPAGRRNCYGYGEFEGYFAYFWSSTEGNGYGYDAYYMSLSYHDDKARLDGCRKNGGHSVRCLKD is encoded by the coding sequence ATGAGAAAATTATTTTTTTTGATGTCACTTGCTGTAATCATCGTCGCTTGTGGTGACGATAAAGGATCTTCTCCCAATGAATTGCCTGATGAAGTTGCCGATATGGATGAACTTGAAGAATACAAGTGCGATGATTCCGTAAGCGGTGCTGTTGTTTATGTGAAGGACAAACTCAAAAATTACGAATGTGATGGCGATCATTGGTTTGAATCCTATAACCAGTCGAAATCGTCATCCAGTAAAAAGAAACTTAGTAGTTCTTCAATTGTCTCTAGTCCTGTCGAAGGGACTCTCACCGATACCCGCGACGGTCAGACATACAAGACCGTGAGAATTGGTGACCAAGTATGGATGGCTGAGAATCTCAACTATGAAACGGACTCTAGTTTTTGCTACAACGATTCTGTCAAGTATTGTGAAAAGTATGGTCGGCTTTACAGGTGGGCCGCTGCGGTAGGTAAGTCGGAAAGCGAATGTGGCTATGGCTATACATGCTCTCTGCCGTCAGGAAATATTCAGGGCGTATGTCCCAATGGTTGGCATCTGCCAAGCAATGACGACTGGAATACACTATTTGCTATAGTTGGCGACTCATCGGTTGCCGGTACAATGCTTAAGTCCACATCCGGTTGGTTTAATTGGTATAAAATTGGTAACGGCAAGGATCCCTTCGGGTTCTCTGCACTCCCTGCTGGCCGCAGGAACTGCTATGGGTATGGCGAATTCGAGGGCTACTTCGCGTATTTTTGGAGTTCTACGGAGGGCAATGGTTACGGCTACGATGCGTACTACATGAGCTTGAGCTACCACGACGACAAAGCGCGCCTGGACGGCTGCCGTAAGAACGGAGGGCACTCAGTTCGTTGTCTCAAGGACTGA
- a CDS encoding Rpn family recombination-promoting nuclease/putative transposase has translation MENNIVVEIKNNHGEMIGEAKTFEEFKGAGVFADLLLDRTFKKAFNPDSQNKVCLIALLNAVLEGEIASPIVDVQSRNKEYSDGSNENRTSVFDLHCIDSAQRRFIIEVQILFQENIVNRSIYYASQTIIAQGQRGKKYNYELNPVVTVVFMEFNVFADDRYIRRAKLREINGSCISDALNFAFVELPKFNKPLDELETTLDKGLYALKNMKNMTQMPKQYVNTVFELLFSTAKLAKLSKEEQKMIDEAQKAKWDEYAIHKAAVDSGLRQGGILKAHKIAEKMLLKNEPIDKIIDFTELSEADVLAIKASLGQS, from the coding sequence ATGGAAAATAATATTGTGGTCGAAATAAAAAATAACCATGGTGAAATGATTGGCGAAGCTAAGACTTTCGAAGAATTCAAAGGGGCTGGCGTCTTCGCTGATCTTCTTCTCGACAGAACTTTCAAGAAGGCTTTCAATCCCGATTCGCAAAATAAGGTTTGCCTGATTGCGCTTTTGAACGCCGTACTTGAAGGCGAAATAGCATCTCCGATTGTTGATGTGCAGTCCCGAAACAAGGAATACAGTGACGGTTCGAACGAAAATCGGACTTCCGTTTTCGACTTGCATTGCATCGATTCGGCACAGCGTAGGTTCATCATCGAGGTTCAGATTCTTTTTCAGGAAAACATAGTCAATCGCTCGATTTATTACGCCTCGCAGACAATCATTGCTCAGGGGCAACGTGGCAAAAAGTACAATTACGAATTGAACCCTGTCGTTACTGTTGTGTTCATGGAATTTAACGTGTTTGCCGATGACCGCTACATCCGTCGGGCAAAGCTTCGCGAAATCAATGGATCTTGCATCAGCGATGCTCTCAATTTTGCGTTTGTAGAACTTCCTAAGTTCAACAAGCCTCTGGACGAACTAGAAACGACGCTTGACAAGGGACTTTACGCTCTCAAGAACATGAAAAACATGACGCAGATGCCTAAGCAGTATGTGAACACGGTGTTCGAACTCTTGTTTTCGACGGCAAAATTGGCTAAATTATCGAAAGAGGAACAGAAGATGATTGACGAAGCACAGAAAGCCAAGTGGGATGAATACGCAATTCATAAAGCGGCTGTTGATAGCGGCTTGCGTCAGGGAGGCATTCTAAAAGCGCACAAAATTGCAGAAAAAATGCTGTTGAAAAATGAACCTATTGATAAAATTATCGATTTTACTGAGCTTTCTGAAGCTGATGTTCTCGCCATCAAGGCTTCTCTCGGCCAATCGTAA
- a CDS encoding sulfurtransferase TusA family protein: MADERKKNLTSPIARWIEANRETAGFTESLRKLLMYACVEWIRRGTSALLTPEEALSKIVCCGLSEFPVGEWAENPEKYTDEIADFCEKVKVLPLPAALQGEIPSLLDLRGVKCPLNSVRSRIVMSGYPAGRTLKIWLDEGSPIENVPGSLIADGHKVLSREKKGNYWEISVVKSDSKV; the protein is encoded by the coding sequence ATGGCAGATGAACGCAAGAAAAATTTAACATCTCCAATCGCTCGCTGGATTGAAGCGAACCGCGAAACCGCAGGTTTTACAGAATCTTTACGTAAATTATTAATGTATGCATGTGTGGAATGGATCCGCCGTGGAACTTCTGCGCTTTTGACCCCCGAAGAAGCTCTATCTAAAATAGTATGTTGCGGACTTTCGGAGTTTCCGGTGGGGGAATGGGCTGAAAATCCCGAAAAATACACCGACGAAATTGCCGATTTCTGTGAAAAAGTGAAAGTTTTGCCATTACCAGCCGCCCTCCAGGGCGAAATTCCCTCCCTTTTGGACCTCCGTGGCGTAAAATGCCCCCTCAATTCTGTTCGTTCGCGAATCGTCATGTCCGGTTATCCGGCGGGTCGAACGCTCAAAATCTGGCTCGATGAAGGTTCCCCGATCGAAAATGTGCCCGGATCGCTCATTGCTGACGGCCATAAAGTGCTTTCACGCGAAAAAAAAGGCAATTATTGGGAAATCTCGGTGGTCAAATCGGATTCTAAAGTATAG
- a CDS encoding prepilin-type N-terminal cleavage/methylation domain-containing protein: MIHSRHTERSEVSRVSCVALAANSRLGFTLPEVCVALAIFLVGTTALLDGWNFFNREVADERMRLDEFYDVLSSMESLIVSRPNCADSLTGERSPDSSSVSIRLTRVPGNPHLAWAVVASEHYSLRRLVRCR, encoded by the coding sequence GTGATACACTCTCGTCATACTGAACGAAGTGAAGTATCTAGGGTATCTTGTGTTGCTCTTGCTGCAAACTCTAGACTTGGATTTACGTTGCCCGAGGTTTGTGTGGCGCTCGCAATTTTTCTCGTTGGAACAACGGCGCTCCTTGACGGTTGGAACTTTTTCAATCGCGAAGTGGCTGACGAGCGGATGCGCTTGGATGAGTTCTATGATGTGCTATCTTCAATGGAATCGTTGATTGTGAGTCGCCCGAATTGTGCGGACTCTCTGACTGGCGAGCGTTCTCCAGATTCGTCGTCAGTCTCGATTCGCCTCACTCGTGTTCCTGGTAATCCGCATTTGGCGTGGGCTGTTGTTGCGAGTGAACATTATTCTCTCAGACGCTTGGTGCGTTGTCGATGA
- a CDS encoding prepilin-type N-terminal cleavage/methylation domain-containing protein, with protein sequence MNLAEPKTSRHGFTLLEMLIAITVAAILTTVSLNVYSMFHHGVLETSLHYEQFVSEKVKELRCRTRFVRGLPTCDTTSGESREFPTFREFIRLRY encoded by the coding sequence ATGAATCTAGCTGAGCCTAAAACTTCTCGTCACGGCTTTACTCTCTTGGAAATGCTTATCGCCATAACGGTTGCCGCGATCCTTACAACCGTCTCATTGAACGTCTATTCGATGTTCCATCACGGCGTTCTCGAAACAAGCCTCCATTACGAACAGTTCGTCTCGGAAAAAGTCAAAGAACTCCGTTGCCGCACCCGCTTTGTGCGTGGCCTCCCGACTTGCGACACTACCTCGGGCGAATCTCGCGAATTTCCGACTTTCCGCGAATTCATCCGATTGCGCTACTAG
- a CDS encoding SufD family Fe-S cluster assembly protein: MNAEFIQNLPTAEQAIARLRELGMPKRNNELWSFFPVAKIPTPEFMGTNFAAAPMTSPAATPANQETDFAALLPIANNARPMVREIVNGAAEMAMLKCNNDFGHTVLDIGKGAKVSLEILDNKVAHDIAAERFDINVGENADVEIFFANPACDLPLRFRHFNINQAAGANVRFSSICKDTAIGRVSVECHLKGEGANFDYRSLHVLDGEASQHSRLTIYHEAPRTTSTQLARNLLSGSARVSYDGSVIVGYDCTGVNSSQLVNTILLSEDASVSVKPVLKIYHDDVECTHGNTVGELDAEQMFYLVSRGIPKKAAQEMLMRSFAQETFLPLPDSPAKKRLMSSL; this comes from the coding sequence ATGAACGCTGAATTTATACAGAACTTGCCCACCGCGGAACAGGCGATAGCACGCCTCCGCGAACTCGGCATGCCCAAGCGCAATAACGAACTTTGGTCGTTCTTCCCGGTTGCCAAAATTCCGACTCCGGAATTCATGGGCACGAATTTTGCGGCAGCCCCAATGACTTCCCCGGCAGCAACCCCGGCCAACCAAGAAACCGACTTTGCGGCCCTTCTCCCGATTGCAAACAACGCCCGCCCCATGGTTCGCGAAATCGTGAACGGCGCCGCCGAAATGGCCATGCTCAAGTGCAACAACGACTTCGGGCATACCGTCCTCGACATCGGCAAAGGCGCCAAAGTGAGCCTCGAAATTCTCGACAACAAGGTCGCTCACGATATCGCTGCAGAACGCTTTGACATCAACGTTGGCGAAAATGCAGACGTCGAAATCTTCTTTGCAAATCCGGCTTGCGATTTGCCGCTCCGCTTTAGGCACTTCAACATCAACCAGGCCGCAGGCGCCAACGTCCGCTTTTCGAGCATCTGCAAGGATACAGCGATTGGCCGCGTGAGCGTCGAATGCCACCTCAAAGGTGAAGGCGCCAACTTCGATTACCGCAGCCTCCACGTTCTCGATGGCGAAGCCTCGCAGCACAGCCGCCTCACGATTTACCACGAAGCCCCGCGCACCACAAGCACACAGCTTGCCCGCAACTTGCTTTCTGGTTCTGCACGCGTGAGCTACGACGGAAGCGTCATCGTCGGTTACGACTGCACAGGCGTCAACTCGAGCCAGCTCGTGAATACAATCCTCTTGAGCGAAGATGCTAGCGTCTCCGTGAAGCCCGTCCTCAAGATTTATCACGATGACGTGGAATGCACGCACGGCAACACCGTCGGCGAACTGGATGCAGAACAGATGTTCTACCTCGTGAGCCGCGGCATCCCGAAAAAGGCAGCCCAGGAAATGCTCATGCGTTCGTTCGCGCAAGAGACTTTCCTACCGCTCCCCGACAGCCCCGCGAAAAAGCGACTGATGAGCAGTCTTTAG
- the dnaG gene encoding DNA primase, whose translation MPFYSDEIIQELKNQADIALVIQQFLPLKKSGVNKYVGVCPFHDDHSPSMSVNSTLGIYKCFACGAGGDVFKFIQEHEKLDFKGAVEWVANFVGFALPNLGNNVNTEVLEERTMVRKLNELACEWFEQQLTLSPKALEYLNKRHVSPETRKQFHIGYAPTGREGLIGYAARNGFSPRDCVKAGLAVEKENGGIADKFRDRLMIAIQNLSGVVVAFGGRDLSDPASHNGIKLAKYMNSPETALYSKRDILFGLNHSRNAIMKENAVIIVEGYFDLISLYQSGVQNVVAASGTALTENHASILARYAKTAYLVFDGDAAGQNATRRSLEIVLPKGLSPKVFALSRPDGTKIDPDNFVNEQGPDAFRRALRTAEDWLSYLGRTMPNNSPEDRAAFITQAKTLIKSIENPELRNQYLKLVSERYSTTRSLAGIKVAHPKREKTQATAEQPAAPQVSVPWELLSPIEVRFANLLFRNPTLLDRAAEYFDMDFAASGIQIFDSPLIDEFIQSILAQYAETGAFSPRVLYESLSPQLQLFLEQLPDETWKTPNEILEFYDTLAVLTLNLCDRYKKLIPLDSEAGMRLRMQLNKFTQGIQTISKKRKISAITPDVFAEQIIQSKAPLIELYTSINELAMNGGNAAQFNNAQFSPQASAQSPAQPSSPQFNNAQPAQFAQPEMPPEMEAPPPFDNGEQFASSEPPEEAPYDPNEEPYVPDDEPYVPDDDFGAMDDFG comes from the coding sequence ATGCCGTTCTACTCCGACGAAATCATCCAAGAACTCAAAAACCAGGCGGATATCGCGCTGGTCATTCAGCAGTTCTTGCCGCTCAAAAAAAGCGGGGTCAACAAATACGTCGGCGTGTGCCCTTTCCACGATGACCACTCCCCATCCATGTCGGTAAATTCCACGCTGGGCATTTACAAGTGCTTTGCATGCGGTGCGGGTGGAGATGTTTTCAAATTCATCCAGGAACACGAAAAATTGGACTTCAAGGGCGCTGTAGAATGGGTCGCCAACTTTGTAGGTTTTGCACTTCCGAACCTCGGCAACAACGTCAATACCGAAGTGCTCGAAGAACGCACGATGGTCCGCAAGTTGAACGAGCTTGCCTGCGAATGGTTCGAGCAACAGCTCACGTTAAGCCCCAAAGCGTTGGAGTATTTGAACAAGCGTCATGTCTCGCCTGAGACTCGCAAGCAATTCCACATCGGCTACGCCCCGACAGGGCGAGAAGGCTTAATCGGCTACGCCGCCCGCAACGGTTTTTCGCCTCGCGACTGCGTCAAGGCAGGACTTGCCGTCGAAAAAGAAAACGGCGGTATCGCAGACAAGTTCCGCGATCGCTTGATGATTGCCATCCAGAACCTCTCGGGTGTCGTTGTCGCATTTGGCGGTCGAGACTTGAGCGACCCCGCATCGCACAACGGAATAAAGCTTGCCAAGTACATGAACAGCCCGGAAACGGCGCTTTACAGCAAGCGCGATATTCTATTCGGTTTAAACCACAGCCGAAACGCCATCATGAAGGAGAATGCGGTCATTATCGTCGAAGGATATTTTGACCTCATCAGCCTTTACCAAAGCGGAGTGCAGAACGTCGTAGCCGCATCGGGTACGGCACTCACCGAGAATCACGCCAGCATTCTCGCCCGCTACGCAAAGACCGCTTATCTTGTATTTGACGGGGATGCCGCCGGGCAAAATGCTACGCGCCGCAGTCTCGAAATTGTGCTCCCCAAGGGCCTTTCGCCAAAAGTCTTTGCGCTTTCGCGACCAGACGGCACCAAGATCGACCCGGACAACTTCGTGAACGAACAAGGCCCGGACGCTTTCAGAAGAGCGCTCCGCACTGCCGAAGACTGGCTCAGCTATCTCGGGCGCACCATGCCGAACAACAGCCCCGAAGATCGAGCCGCGTTCATCACGCAAGCAAAGACGCTTATCAAGAGCATCGAGAATCCGGAACTGCGCAATCAATATTTGAAGCTCGTTTCCGAGCGTTACAGCACCACGCGTTCGCTCGCAGGCATCAAGGTCGCACACCCGAAACGCGAAAAAACGCAGGCAACAGCCGAACAACCCGCAGCACCGCAAGTAAGCGTTCCGTGGGAACTGCTCTCGCCGATTGAAGTGCGTTTTGCGAATTTGTTATTCCGCAATCCCACGCTTCTCGACCGCGCCGCAGAATATTTCGACATGGACTTTGCCGCCAGCGGAATCCAAATTTTTGATTCTCCGCTCATCGATGAATTTATCCAGTCCATTCTCGCGCAGTACGCTGAAACGGGCGCGTTCTCGCCAAGAGTCTTGTACGAATCGCTTTCGCCGCAGTTGCAGCTTTTCTTGGAGCAACTCCCCGACGAGACATGGAAAACGCCGAACGAGATTTTGGAATTTTACGACACGCTTGCCGTGCTCACACTCAATCTGTGCGACCGCTACAAAAAGCTCATTCCGCTTGATTCCGAAGCAGGCATGCGTCTCCGTATGCAGTTAAACAAGTTCACGCAGGGCATCCAGACGATTTCCAAGAAGCGCAAGATTTCGGCCATTACGCCGGACGTTTTCGCCGAGCAGATTATCCAGAGCAAAGCACCGCTCATCGAGCTTTATACATCAATTAACGAACTTGCGATGAACGGAGGGAACGCCGCGCAGTTCAACAATGCGCAGTTCTCGCCGCAGGCTTCCGCGCAATCCCCGGCACAACCAAGTTCGCCGCAGTTTAACAACGCACAGCCGGCGCAGTTCGCACAACCCGAAATGCCACCCGAGATGGAAGCACCGCCTCCATTCGATAATGGCGAACAATTTGCATCAAGCGAACCACCCGAAGAAGCTCCTTACGATCCGAACGAAGAACCTTACGTTCCCGATGACGAGCCCTACGTTCCCGACGATGACTTTGGAGCCATGGACGATTTCGGCTAG
- the sufC gene encoding Fe-S cluster assembly ATPase SufC produces the protein MLSIKNLKASIEDGTQILKGINLEVKPGEVHAIMGPNGSGKSTLSKVIAGHPAYHVDGGSVELDGKNLLEMEINERANSGLFISTQYPTEIPGVNNVEFLKMALNSKRAFLGQPEMSDEDFKKLCEEKMNLLEMDERYRERGVNDGMSGGEKKRNEILQMAILDPKVSFLDETDSGLDIDALRIVANGINHIMSPEKAVILVTHYQRLLDYIKPTYVHVLRHGKIILSGGPELALKLEDQGYDWIEEAK, from the coding sequence ATGTTATCCATCAAGAACCTTAAAGCAAGTATCGAAGACGGCACCCAAATCCTGAAAGGGATCAATCTCGAGGTCAAGCCGGGAGAAGTCCACGCCATCATGGGCCCGAATGGCTCCGGCAAAAGCACGCTCTCCAAAGTGATTGCAGGTCACCCCGCTTACCATGTCGATGGCGGTTCCGTAGAACTGGACGGCAAGAACTTGCTCGAAATGGAAATCAACGAACGCGCCAATTCCGGCCTCTTTATCAGCACGCAGTACCCGACCGAAATTCCGGGCGTGAACAACGTGGAATTCTTGAAGATGGCGCTCAACAGCAAGCGCGCCTTCCTCGGCCAGCCCGAAATGAGCGACGAAGACTTCAAAAAGCTCTGCGAAGAAAAGATGAACTTGCTCGAAATGGACGAACGTTATCGTGAACGCGGCGTGAACGACGGCATGAGCGGTGGCGAAAAGAAGCGTAACGAAATCCTCCAGATGGCAATTCTCGATCCGAAGGTAAGCTTCCTCGACGAAACGGACTCCGGTCTCGACATTGACGCCCTCCGCATCGTGGCAAACGGCATCAACCACATTATGTCGCCCGAAAAGGCCGTGATTCTCGTGACGCATTACCAGCGCTTGCTGGACTACATCAAGCCCACTTACGTTCACGTGCTCCGTCACGGCAAAATCATCTTGAGCGGAGGCCCGGAACTCGCCCTCAAGCTCGAAGATCAAGGCTACGACTGGATCGAAGAAGCCAAGTAA
- a CDS encoding glycosyltransferase, with protein sequence MFVVYVIAGVGLVIYGFSCYYSIYLFLKNSRKTRLSDRKAILKYYREHSLADLPQVTTQLPVFNEANCVERLLEAVCAIDYPKDKHEIQVLDDSTDECYEVTKKKVAELAARGYDIKLIHRTNRKDFKAGALKEGMAVAKGEFLAIFDADFVPEKDFLLKTVPYLVMDPQVGLVQGRWGHLNRTESGLTLAQSIGIDGHFVVEQSARSWGKLFMNFNGTAGVWRKDAIYGGGGWEGDTLTEDMDLSYRSQLAGWKMKFVFDVIVPAELPNDINAFKAQQFRWAKGSIQTAIKILPKVLRSKVPLRVKIGAILHTTHYSIHPCMLFTALCAWPLLAFFEPVGHLPTWAYTVGFAFIFLAAIAPSVLYFVAQRCSGYTGWKIRLLSLPILMALGVGIAVSNSRAVFAAVLGTKGSFVRTPKSGGAKKKAKSHYAQKFPWMALIELLVGVYCIFGLLEYINASKYIIGPFLALYAIGFLSVSVLSFMHYISNIFEVRKAIKCSECVEEQATN encoded by the coding sequence ATGTTCGTCGTCTACGTTATCGCAGGCGTGGGATTGGTGATTTACGGGTTCAGTTGCTACTATAGCATCTACCTGTTCCTCAAGAACAGCCGCAAGACGCGACTTTCAGACCGCAAAGCGATCTTGAAGTACTACCGCGAACATTCGCTCGCAGACCTCCCGCAGGTCACGACCCAGCTCCCGGTTTTTAACGAAGCCAACTGCGTTGAACGTCTCCTCGAAGCCGTCTGCGCCATCGACTACCCCAAGGACAAGCACGAAATCCAGGTCTTGGACGACTCCACGGACGAGTGCTACGAAGTCACCAAGAAGAAAGTTGCTGAACTCGCCGCCCGCGGTTATGACATCAAGCTCATCCACCGCACGAACCGCAAGGACTTCAAGGCTGGCGCTCTCAAGGAAGGCATGGCTGTTGCAAAGGGTGAATTCCTCGCCATCTTCGATGCCGACTTCGTTCCTGAAAAAGACTTCCTCCTGAAGACCGTTCCGTACTTGGTCATGGATCCGCAGGTCGGCCTTGTCCAAGGTCGCTGGGGTCACTTGAACCGCACCGAATCCGGTCTTACGCTCGCCCAGTCTATCGGTATCGACGGCCACTTCGTGGTGGAACAGTCCGCACGTAGCTGGGGCAAGCTCTTTATGAACTTCAACGGTACCGCAGGCGTATGGCGCAAGGACGCTATTTACGGTGGTGGCGGCTGGGAAGGCGATACGCTGACCGAAGACATGGACCTTTCTTACCGTTCCCAGCTTGCTGGTTGGAAGATGAAGTTTGTGTTCGACGTGATTGTTCCGGCTGAACTCCCGAACGACATCAACGCTTTCAAGGCTCAGCAGTTCCGTTGGGCAAAGGGTTCCATCCAGACCGCTATCAAGATTTTGCCGAAGGTTTTGCGCTCCAAGGTTCCGCTCCGCGTGAAGATTGGCGCCATCCTCCACACGACGCACTACTCGATCCACCCCTGCATGTTGTTCACCGCACTCTGCGCTTGGCCGTTGCTCGCGTTCTTTGAACCGGTCGGGCACCTCCCCACTTGGGCATACACGGTTGGTTTCGCATTCATCTTCCTCGCCGCAATCGCTCCTTCTGTTCTTTACTTTGTCGCCCAGCGTTGCTCCGGCTACACCGGTTGGAAAATCCGCTTGCTCTCGCTCCCCATCTTGATGGCCCTCGGCGTTGGCATCGCAGTCAGCAACTCCCGCGCAGTGTTCGCCGCAGTTCTCGGTACAAAGGGCAGCTTCGTCCGTACCCCGAAGAGCGGTGGTGCAAAGAAGAAGGCCAAGAGCCATTATGCACAAAAGTTCCCGTGGATGGCACTTATCGAACTCCTCGTCGGCGTCTACTGCATTTTCGGTTTGCTCGAATACATCAACGCCAGCAAGTACATCATCGGACCGTTCCTTGCCCTTTATGCAATCGGCTTCCTCTCTGTGAGTGTGCTTAGCTTTATGCATTACATCAGCAACATCTTCGAAGTTCGCAAAGCCATCAAGTGCTCCGAATGCGTCGAAGAACAGGCTACAAACTAA